A genomic segment from Peribacillus sp. ACCC06369 encodes:
- a CDS encoding EcsC family protein, translating to MEFTNREMEIWNEISEWQENLYQYEPTDLAALYDKWLEQGFALLPENVQQQFFEKLDTWLFHLHAMVQSSQVQIDARERTLASARVFNEDIETLSDLNLLSIDQLNYIANQHIAKHRLYSFAQGGISGSGGLLLLGSDIPAMTVINVRTVQLIAMSYGVEVNTPFEMMMALKVFNAGAMPKRLQGIAWEELIREVQNAEDDYFYLGIEELTNPSWMEQPLKQLMKAVSITVFRKKLFRGIPFISMAIGAGSNYQMTRSVSGFAQKFYQYRYLQEKKADE from the coding sequence ATGGAATTCACGAATCGGGAAATGGAAATTTGGAATGAAATTAGTGAATGGCAGGAAAATCTTTATCAGTATGAGCCAACGGATCTGGCTGCATTGTATGATAAATGGTTAGAGCAGGGGTTTGCCCTGCTTCCGGAAAACGTCCAACAACAGTTTTTTGAAAAGCTGGATACCTGGCTTTTTCATTTGCATGCCATGGTTCAGAGCTCACAAGTTCAAATAGATGCAAGAGAGCGGACTTTAGCATCTGCGCGTGTGTTTAATGAAGATATCGAAACGCTGAGTGACTTGAATCTCTTATCGATCGATCAGTTGAATTACATAGCCAACCAGCATATCGCTAAGCATCGCTTATATTCATTTGCACAAGGTGGGATAAGCGGATCAGGAGGCCTTCTCCTGCTAGGGAGTGATATTCCGGCCATGACGGTCATCAATGTCAGGACGGTACAGCTGATTGCGATGTCTTATGGTGTTGAGGTGAATACACCTTTTGAAATGATGATGGCTCTTAAGGTATTCAATGCAGGAGCGATGCCAAAGAGACTCCAAGGAATAGCCTGGGAAGAATTGATTCGGGAAGTCCAGAACGCAGAAGATGACTATTTTTATTTAGGAATCGAGGAACTAACGAATCCAAGCTGGATGGAACAGCCGCTGAAGCAGCTGATGAAAGCCGTATCCATTACTGTCTTTCGAAAAAAACTGTTTCGGGGCATACCGTTCATCAGCATGGCCATCGGGGCTGGGTCCAATTATCAAATGACCCGGAGTGTCAGTGGATTTGCCCAGAAATTCTATCAATATAGGTA